The genomic stretch AGTTATAatctaaccaaaaaaaaaaggaaaataaaaggtattttcataagaaaaatatttttcataaaataaacaaactccTAATTTGTAACAACTTTTATTCTTGTCATATTTCGACTTTGGGGCTTCACCTAGTCTAGGTTCAAGTTATTGAATTGTCAAATTAATCTACATATTGTTGAATTAATCatgattaatatcaaaatagtatttttttagataaatattaaaaaacaaaatttttaaagtttacttATCCCCCGGGTTTAGTTGAGtcaattaaattatgaatttatttgtcAAGTTATCAAAATTTGATCAGATTAATATtagaaacaactaaaaataaaacttcaattaACAAATAGTTCGAGTTTCATAACCATGATAGTTTAATGTATCATGATTTACGAGTTTTACCTTTAGGATCCCgaggagaaaacaaaaatgtacCGCTACCTTTTCCATGATGTATGTATTTTCTCTTTTGGCCGGCACATTTTCGAAGTTAGCGCAGGCATAACTTGGTTCGCGTGGTTTCTGAACATTAATTTAACAATTCGTTACCTAGAAGTAAAGCTGAAACGTTTAAGCCAGGGTTCCAAATGATTCAATTGGGATTATCTGAATTCTCGAAGACCTTGCTTTAACAAGCCACCTGTCCTAAATTAATAGCATGCTTATGCTCAGGCTATGCATTCCTCGAGCCAACAGGCGATGAAGACATGAAGTAACTATGCTGAATCTCCTCGTTAGTGAAGTTGAGAAGTAACCTTGACTTGTCGTGGAAGTATCTAACCAGAAAGTATTTTTAGGTTTGAATCAGAGAAACTCTAGGCAAGTTGAAGTTAGGTGACTTGCACCCCAACTGCTCTCTTCTCCTTTAGTCCTCTGATCCGTTCAGCCAGATTTATGCCCAAAATAGAGGCCAAACCACTTGCTGACactttatttcaaataaattcacCAACCTACACTATTATTATCACTACCATTTCTATATATCATTACTTGTCATGAAGATTCTCCAGCTTATGAAATGTTCCCCAAGTTTCTTGCATGAATTCTTAAAGATTAATTTAGATCATTCGGTTTGTGGGTCATTGGCAAAAGATGAAAGAGTATTTGGAAATGCGAGCTAACTCATATTTGGAAATGCAagtctaaaaaaatcaatttttttttaaaaattaaatttttttaatgttttcaatcgTTTTGTTGCACTggtctcaaaaataatttttaaaatataaaaaaaattattttaataaatttcgtcataaaaaacactttaaaaaaataataacataattacaCTTTCAAATAACCCTAGAAAGTTACACGGATCATATAATCtcaaatttagaaataaaaaaaaattaactgggAGTGTGTCATAGTATTATATTAGGCTACATTAGTCAAAGTAGGAATTGAATTGCACCAGCAGCAAACAACTAACCACGACATGTTCTAGGTTAATGGCACTCCTTTGGTATATAATTAGCCCCATCCCGTCCCCTTTTCTTCTATAAGCTGTGTTGTCTACCATCTTCAATCATGGCACAATATGCAATCACATTTAGACTCTGGGTTTTATCTGCAGTTCTTGTTGGGGTCTTTATATTCTGCTGCAACCTAGGTATCTAACAGATAACAAACAGATAGTCCTGAGAAATTAGTGATTTTAATTCAGGAGCATTAACTTCAATTTGCTGATCCTTCACAGGGAAGGCAGATGAAGGTGAATATGTGCCTCAAACAGGCACAGGAATTATAGGTGGTGTGCCTCAAACAGGCACTGGCACTACTGGTGGGGTGCCTCAAACAGGCACTGGAACTACTGGTGGTGTGCCTCAAACAGGCACAGGCATCGTAGATGCGGATCCCACTGAAATTGTTGCCAAAGCGTTGCTTTGTTTCAGCGATAATTATGTAAGTTGGATCTTGGTTTTATCCACTTCATGGTAGGGTGCATGCAGTTGAGCCGGTTGTTTGTCGATCTGATTCGATATTGCCTATTAAGTTTATAGTTTTCTTTACTTTCCTCTACTGACGCGTTAAGTGCTTCGTTTCTGGGAGCTGCCTCTAGTGTGGCCTTCGCTCGTTTCCCCGTTAGcgcaaaaaaaaacagtatctTACGAATTGCTTTGGCCTTTTGATGATTTCTTCCATGTCTCAGGTATACAGTAGCTGCGAAGTAGCCTATAGATTGACGGAGACAGGTAAGCTTAACGTGCCTCCTGAAGACGCTAATTCCTACTGCAGTGGACCATGCCTTGTGGAGACACATTTGGTGCTCAGCTGCATTGAAAACATCATGaaacattttgttttctataataaaGCCACCATAGAGGATGTCAGAGACACAATCAAGGCCGGATGTGGCTACGGTCCCGAGAGAGGTATTTTACTGGTTTATGAAGTTGTGTTATCTTTCTCTGGTTTCCTCCACAGGGTCATAATCTGATATTGGTGTCACCCCAAGGTAATTTTGACGTGTCCGAGCACCTTCAACTTGAAGAAAACAATGCATTCAAGACTGCAAACCAGATTCTGCTCGGAGTTGGCTTCATGTTCGGCGGGCATGCTTTATTGCTTTGATATCTGTGATGGTGGCGTCTGCTATCTGTGATTGGAGATTTATTGCTTTCAGTTGAGATGGTCTAAGAGATCCAGGAGACAGGATCGTTATTTTCGCTAGCTTTATGTAATAAAGAGCTGTTGAAGTTAACGCCCACCTTTTGTCCTGATACATATAAATAAGAAAGACAGTAAAACGTGCAGTCAGATGTGATAAGTAACAGGATTTTGCTTCTTCGCATTCAGCTCTGTGATAGATACCCGCAGCATTGACTGTTCTGTATGCATTAACAATTGAGATAACCGATGCCTAGAAAGATAAAAATCTCCCATGTTGATCCTCAAAATTAGAGATTCTAAATCATATTAGAAATACCCGGACcgttatgattttatttaagatagtgttttttttattgtggcagtgttaatttttaattttttttatttaaaaatatattaaaataatttttttttattttttaaaatttattttgaatattaacaataaaatgaaaaacatattaaaaataataactcaaaaaaaaaaataatttttttttgaaaagagcATGTTTtactacaaaaataaacactatCTTAGTGTGTTTGGAATTTTAGTggtgatttttttcaatcatattagttttttatttaacaatatattaaaataattttttatatatttttttttttaatattaatattattaaaaaaactaaaaaaatattaaattaaaactaaaacatgaAAGTAGAAACAGAAGCAAAACATCATCTAAATTagtggtttgattttttttttcccttaaa from Populus alba chromosome 8, ASM523922v2, whole genome shotgun sequence encodes the following:
- the LOC118062489 gene encoding uncharacterized protein, which gives rise to MAQYAITFRLWVLSAVLVGVFIFCCNLGKADEGEYVPQTGTGIIGGVPQTGTGTTGGVPQTGTGTTGGVPQTGTGIVDADPTEIVAKALLCFSDNYVYSSCEVAYRLTETGKLNVPPEDANSYCSGPCLVETHLVLSCIENIMKHFVFYNKATIEDVRDTIKAGCGYGPERGNFDVSEHLQLEENNAFKTANQILLGVGFMFGGHALLL